From a region of the Pseudomonas fulva 12-X genome:
- the betI gene encoding transcriptional regulator BetI, with the protein MPKVGMQPIRRSQLIAATLEAVDQVGMSDASIAYIARIAGVSNGIISHYFQDKNGLLEATMRHLMQALREAVHARYRLLREDTPRARLRAIIDGNFDETQVSGPAMKTWLAFWASSMHQPALRRLQRVNDQRLYSNLCGQFRRALPQAQARAAARGLAALIDGLWLRGALTGESFDTRQAAQIAYDYLDLQLAKAE; encoded by the coding sequence ATGCCCAAGGTCGGAATGCAGCCGATCCGCCGCTCCCAGCTGATTGCGGCAACCCTGGAAGCCGTCGACCAGGTTGGCATGAGCGATGCCAGCATCGCCTACATCGCGCGGATTGCCGGCGTATCGAACGGCATCATCAGCCACTACTTCCAAGACAAGAACGGCCTGCTCGAAGCGACCATGCGTCACCTCATGCAGGCGCTGCGCGAGGCGGTGCATGCGCGCTACCGGCTGTTGCGCGAAGACACTCCACGGGCGCGGCTGCGCGCCATCATCGACGGCAACTTCGACGAAACCCAGGTCAGCGGCCCGGCGATGAAGACCTGGCTGGCATTCTGGGCCAGCAGCATGCATCAGCCGGCCCTGCGCCGCCTGCAGCGGGTCAACGACCAGCGCCTGTATTCCAACCTGTGCGGCCAGTTCCGCCGCGCCCTGCCGCAAGCACAAGCCCGCGCCGCCGCCCGCGGCCTGGCAGCGCTGATCGACGGCCTGTGGCTGCGCGGCGCCCTGACCGGCGAAAGCTTCGACACTCGCCAGGCGGCGCAGATCGCCTACGACTACCTGGATTTGCAGCTAGCCAAGGCGGAGTGA
- a CDS encoding response regulator — MTEARILLVDDEAAIRKFLRIGLQAQGYQVLEADCGEAALRLAALEQPDLVVLDLGLPDLDGQQVLTRLREWSAVPVLVLSVRAGEKDKVQALDNGANDYVSKPFGVQEFLARVRALLRSRPTSEKPAAALASGPLRVDFAFRRVTLDDQEISLTRKEYAVLEALARHPGMVVTQQQLLRDIWGPTHTEHSHYLRIVIAHLRQKLGDDPAAPRLIITEAGVGYRLIA, encoded by the coding sequence ATGACTGAAGCGCGCATCCTCCTGGTCGACGACGAAGCGGCGATCCGCAAGTTCCTGCGCATCGGCCTGCAGGCCCAGGGCTACCAGGTGCTGGAGGCCGACTGTGGCGAGGCGGCCCTGCGCCTAGCGGCCTTGGAACAACCCGATCTGGTGGTGCTCGACCTCGGCCTGCCGGACCTGGACGGCCAGCAGGTACTGACCCGCCTGCGTGAATGGTCCGCCGTGCCGGTGCTGGTGCTCTCGGTGCGCGCCGGCGAAAAGGACAAGGTGCAGGCCCTGGACAACGGCGCCAACGACTACGTCAGCAAGCCCTTCGGCGTGCAGGAATTCCTCGCCCGGGTGCGCGCCCTGCTGCGCAGCCGGCCAACCAGCGAAAAGCCTGCTGCGGCTCTCGCCAGCGGCCCGCTGCGGGTCGACTTCGCCTTCCGCCGCGTGACCCTCGACGATCAGGAAATCAGCCTGACCCGTAAGGAATACGCGGTACTCGAAGCCCTCGCCCGCCACCCCGGCATGGTCGTCACCCAGCAGCAGCTGCTGCGCGACATCTGGGGCCCGACCCACACCGAACACAGCCATTACCTGCGCATCGTCATCGCCCACCTGCGCCAGAAGCTCGGCGACGACCCCGCCGCGCCGCGGCTGATCATTACCGAGGCGGGCGTCGGCTACCGGCTGATCGCCTGA
- the betA gene encoding choline dehydrogenase codes for MTQEFDYIIIGAGSAGNVLATRLSEDADVSVLLLEAGGPDYRLDFRTQMPAALAFPLQGRRYNWAYETDPEPHMGNRRMECGRGKGLGGSSLINGMCYIRGNAMDFDNWAKQPGLEDWSYLDCLPYFRKAETRDIGANDYHGDSGPVSVTTPKAGNNPLFHAMVEAGVQAGYPRTDDLNGYQQEGFGPMDRTVTPEGRRASTARGYLDQARERPNLTIVTHATTDRILFEGKRANGVAYLVGNANQATIAHARREVLLCAGAIASPQILQRSGVGPSELLRSLDIDVVHELPGVGQNLQDHLEMYLQYACTQPVSLYPALKLLNQPGIGAKWLFAGEGIGASNQFEAGGFIRSRPEFEWPNLQYHFLPVAINYNGSNAVNEHGFQAHVGSMRSPSRGRVHLKSKDPRQHPSILFNYMSHEQDWQEFRDAIRITREIMAQPALDPYRGREISPGAHVQTDEELDAFIREHAETAFHPSCSCKMGSDDMAVVDGQGRVHGMQGLRVVDASIMPEIITGNLNATTIMIAEKIADRIRGRQALPRSTAPYYVANGAPVRGTPKRVVEDMRSAS; via the coding sequence ATGACCCAGGAATTCGATTACATCATCATTGGCGCCGGCTCGGCCGGTAACGTGCTGGCGACCCGCCTGAGCGAAGATGCGGATGTCAGCGTACTGCTGCTCGAAGCCGGTGGCCCCGACTACCGCCTCGATTTCCGCACCCAGATGCCGGCCGCCCTGGCGTTTCCCCTGCAAGGCCGCCGCTACAACTGGGCTTACGAAACCGACCCGGAGCCGCACATGGGCAATCGCCGCATGGAGTGCGGGCGCGGCAAGGGCCTGGGCGGCTCGTCGCTGATCAACGGCATGTGCTACATCCGCGGCAACGCCATGGACTTCGACAACTGGGCCAAGCAGCCCGGCCTGGAAGACTGGAGCTACCTGGATTGCCTGCCCTATTTCCGCAAGGCGGAAACCCGCGACATCGGCGCCAACGACTATCACGGCGACAGCGGCCCGGTCAGCGTGACCACACCCAAGGCCGGCAACAACCCGCTGTTCCACGCCATGGTCGAGGCCGGCGTACAGGCCGGCTACCCGCGTACCGATGACCTCAACGGTTACCAACAGGAAGGCTTCGGCCCGATGGATCGCACCGTGACGCCCGAAGGCCGTCGCGCCAGCACCGCACGCGGCTATCTGGACCAGGCCCGCGAGCGGCCGAACCTGACCATCGTCACCCACGCCACCACCGACCGCATCCTGTTCGAGGGCAAACGCGCCAACGGTGTCGCCTATCTGGTCGGCAACGCCAATCAGGCGACCATCGCCCATGCCCGCCGCGAAGTGCTGCTATGCGCCGGCGCCATCGCCTCGCCGCAGATCCTGCAGCGTTCCGGCGTCGGCCCGAGCGAGCTGCTGCGCAGCTTGGATATCGACGTGGTGCACGAGCTGCCAGGCGTCGGCCAGAACCTGCAGGACCACCTGGAAATGTACCTGCAGTACGCCTGCACTCAGCCGGTATCGCTGTACCCGGCGCTCAAGCTGCTCAACCAGCCGGGTATCGGCGCCAAGTGGCTGTTCGCCGGTGAAGGCATCGGCGCCAGCAACCAGTTCGAGGCCGGTGGTTTCATCCGTTCGCGCCCGGAATTCGAGTGGCCAAACCTGCAGTATCACTTCCTGCCGGTGGCGATCAATTACAACGGCAGCAATGCGGTGAACGAGCACGGCTTCCAGGCCCACGTCGGCTCCATGCGCTCGCCGAGCCGCGGCCGCGTGCACCTGAAATCCAAGGACCCGCGCCAGCACCCGAGCATCCTGTTCAACTACATGAGCCACGAGCAGGACTGGCAGGAGTTCCGCGACGCCATCCGCATCACCCGCGAGATCATGGCGCAGCCGGCCCTCGACCCGTACCGCGGCCGCGAGATCAGCCCCGGCGCCCATGTGCAGACCGACGAGGAACTGGACGCCTTTATCCGCGAGCATGCGGAAACTGCCTTCCACCCGTCCTGCTCCTGCAAGATGGGCTCGGACGACATGGCGGTGGTCGACGGCCAGGGCCGCGTGCACGGTATGCAAGGATTGCGTGTGGTGGATGCCTCGATCATGCCGGAGATCATCACTGGCAACCTCAACGCCACCACCATCATGATCGCCGAGAAGATCGCCGACCGTATCCGCGGTCGCCAGGCGCTGCCGCGCAGCACCGCGCCCTACTACGTGGCCAACGGCGCGCCGGTTCGCGGCACGCCGAAGCGTGTGGTCGAGGACATGCGCTCGGCCTCCTGA
- a CDS encoding sensor histidine kinase encodes MINPRPAPELRMPTAAHRPTHRTPAPARDYLLAALAAGLGCLLALAVSRWLDLPNISLVFLAVVLVVAVRSSVGPALLCALLSFAAYGFCFLPPTWSVVVHREQDVLTLMFFLLIALLTGNLAARQRQQFRDLQVAQRQTESLLGFAGKLSSAQDQRDLLAAMLSQLDLPAERLCLLSRDAQGNWYQADGSRLALSELERISAEHAWQSRHPRGYDSHSLTHPHWWWWPLMDNDQPLALLGMRTAQGDPPAGEQRQLIDVLLPLLAHALARVQLVETLGHTRLQHETERLRSALLASVSHDLRTPLTAMRGNIETLQLFIDSLDAATRDDLLQSTASEASRLDRYIQNLLDMTRLGHGGLHLERDWVAASDLLAAALQRLQPVLQHLQVRMDVPADLPLLWVQGALIEQALVNVLDNAARFSPPGGVIDIRLSHDGETFSFAIADQGPGIPADEQTQIFDLFYTAARGDRGGQGTGLGLAICLGMLNAHGGTARVESTPGQGTTLILQLPLQAPDENPA; translated from the coding sequence ATGATCAACCCACGCCCCGCACCGGAATTGCGCATGCCGACCGCCGCCCATCGCCCCACCCACCGCACGCCCGCTCCGGCACGCGACTACCTGCTGGCCGCTCTCGCTGCCGGGCTAGGTTGCCTGCTGGCCCTGGCCGTTTCGCGCTGGCTGGACCTGCCGAACATCTCCCTGGTGTTTCTCGCCGTGGTGCTGGTGGTGGCGGTGCGCAGCAGCGTCGGCCCGGCCCTGCTGTGCGCCCTGCTGTCGTTCGCCGCCTACGGTTTCTGTTTTCTGCCGCCGACCTGGTCGGTGGTGGTGCACCGCGAGCAGGACGTGCTGACCCTGATGTTCTTCCTGCTCATCGCCCTGCTCACCGGTAACCTCGCAGCGCGCCAGCGTCAGCAGTTCCGCGACCTGCAGGTAGCCCAGCGGCAGACCGAAAGCCTGCTGGGCTTCGCTGGCAAGCTGTCCAGCGCCCAGGACCAGCGCGACCTGCTCGCCGCCATGCTCAGCCAGCTGGACCTGCCGGCCGAGCGCCTGTGCCTGCTCAGCCGCGACGCCCAGGGCAACTGGTACCAGGCCGACGGCAGCCGGCTGGCGCTTAGCGAGCTGGAGCGCATCAGCGCCGAACACGCCTGGCAGAGCCGTCATCCGCGTGGTTACGACAGCCACAGCCTGACCCATCCGCACTGGTGGTGGTGGCCATTGATGGACAACGATCAGCCACTGGCGCTGCTGGGTATGCGCACCGCCCAAGGCGACCCGCCAGCAGGTGAGCAGCGCCAACTGATCGACGTGCTGTTGCCGCTGCTGGCCCACGCCCTGGCCCGTGTGCAACTGGTCGAGACGCTCGGCCATACGCGCCTGCAACATGAAACCGAGCGCCTGCGCAGCGCCCTGCTCGCTTCGGTGTCCCACGACCTGCGCACGCCGCTGACCGCCATGCGCGGCAATATCGAAACCCTGCAGTTGTTCATCGACAGCCTGGACGCAGCGACCCGCGACGACCTGCTGCAAAGCACCGCCAGCGAAGCCTCGCGCCTGGACCGTTACATCCAGAACCTGCTGGATATGACCCGCCTGGGCCACGGCGGCCTGCACCTGGAGCGCGACTGGGTAGCCGCCAGCGACCTGCTCGCTGCCGCTCTGCAGCGCCTGCAACCGGTGCTGCAGCACCTGCAGGTGCGTATGGATGTACCCGCCGACCTGCCGCTGCTGTGGGTGCAGGGCGCACTGATCGAACAGGCGCTGGTCAACGTGCTGGACAACGCCGCGCGCTTCTCGCCGCCCGGCGGCGTCATCGACATCCGCCTGAGCCACGACGGTGAGACGTTCAGCTTCGCCATCGCCGACCAAGGCCCGGGCATTCCCGCTGACGAACAGACGCAGATCTTCGATCTCTTCTACACCGCCGCCCGGGGCGACCGCGGCGGCCAGGGCACCGGCCTGGGTCTGGCGATCTGCCTGGGCATGCTCAACGCCCACGGCGGCACGGCGCGGGTCGAATCGACGCCCGGCCAGGGCACCACCCTGATCCTGCAACTACCCCTGCAAGCCCCTGACGAGAACCCGGCATGA
- the dbpA gene encoding ATP-dependent RNA helicase DbpA: MTATAFSSLALSPAMLANLESLGYAQMTPIQAQSLPVMLKGQDLIAQAKTGSGKTAAFGIGLLTPLNPRYFGCQALVLCPTRELADQVAKELRRLARGEDNIKILTLCGGVPMGPQIGSLEHGAQIIVGTPGRVQQHLAKGTLKLDGLNTLVLDEADRMLDMGFYDSIAEIIGQTPERRQTLLFSATYPAGIKQLSATFMRNPQQVKVETLHDDSQIEQRFYEIAPEQRLQAVVDVLACFRPQSTVAFCFTKQQCQEVVDQLGAAGISAAALHGDLEQRDRDQVLAMFANRSLSVLVATDVAARGLDIDGLDMVINVELARDAEIHIHRVGRTGRAGEKGMAVSLVAPPEAHRAQAIETLQNAPLTWHPLNSLKPRAGEPLRPPMITLCIAAGRKDKLRPGDILGALTGDAGIPGAQVGKIAIFDFQAYVAVERGVAKQALKRLSEGKIKGRSLRVRTL; this comes from the coding sequence GTGACCGCCACCGCTTTCTCCTCCCTCGCCCTGTCGCCCGCCATGCTGGCCAACCTCGAGTCCCTCGGTTACGCGCAGATGACGCCGATCCAGGCGCAAAGCCTGCCGGTGATGCTCAAGGGCCAGGACCTGATAGCCCAGGCCAAGACCGGCAGCGGCAAGACCGCCGCCTTCGGCATCGGCCTGCTGACGCCACTCAACCCGCGCTATTTCGGCTGCCAGGCGCTGGTGCTGTGCCCGACCCGCGAGCTGGCCGATCAGGTCGCCAAGGAACTGCGCCGCCTGGCACGCGGCGAAGACAACATCAAGATCCTCACCCTGTGCGGCGGTGTGCCCATGGGCCCGCAGATCGGCTCCCTGGAGCACGGCGCGCAGATCATCGTCGGCACCCCGGGCCGTGTGCAGCAGCACCTGGCAAAGGGCACGCTGAAGCTGGACGGCCTCAACACCCTGGTGCTCGATGAAGCCGACCGCATGCTCGACATGGGCTTCTACGACAGCATCGCTGAAATCATCGGCCAGACCCCGGAACGCCGACAGACCCTGCTGTTCTCGGCCACCTACCCGGCCGGCATCAAGCAGCTGTCGGCGACCTTCATGCGCAACCCGCAGCAGGTCAAGGTCGAGACGCTGCACGACGACAGCCAGATCGAACAACGCTTCTACGAGATCGCCCCCGAGCAGCGCCTGCAGGCAGTGGTCGACGTGCTGGCCTGCTTCCGCCCGCAGTCGACCGTGGCCTTCTGCTTCACCAAGCAGCAGTGCCAGGAGGTGGTCGACCAGTTAGGCGCCGCCGGCATTTCGGCTGCCGCCCTGCACGGCGACCTGGAGCAGCGTGATCGCGACCAGGTGCTGGCGATGTTCGCCAACCGCAGCCTGTCCGTGCTGGTAGCCACCGACGTGGCGGCCCGCGGCCTGGATATCGACGGCCTGGACATGGTGATCAACGTCGAGCTGGCCCGTGACGCGGAAATCCACATCCACCGTGTGGGCCGCACTGGCCGCGCCGGCGAGAAGGGCATGGCCGTGAGCCTGGTGGCGCCGCCTGAAGCGCATCGCGCCCAGGCCATCGAAACCCTGCAGAACGCCCCGCTCACCTGGCACCCGCTGAACAGCCTAAAACCCCGCGCCGGCGAGCCGCTGCGCCCGCCGATGATCACCCTGTGCATCGCCGCCGGCCGCAAGGACAAGCTGCGCCCCGGCGACATCCTCGGCGCCCTTACCGGGGACGCGGGCATTCCCGGCGCCCAGGTCGGCAAGATCGCCATCTTCGATTTCCAGGCCTACGTGGCCGTGGAGCGCGGCGTCGCCAAACAGGCGCTCAAGCGCCTCAGCGAAGGCAAGATAAAAGGTCGCTCGCTGCGCGTGCGAACGCTCTAG
- the betB gene encoding betaine-aldehyde dehydrogenase, whose product MARFADQQLYIGGQYVDASSGSTFQSINPANGEVLANVQRASQDDVERAVASAEQGQKVWAAMTAMQRSRILRRAVDILRERNDELAELETLDTGKPLSETRYVDIVTGADVLEYYAGLIPAIEGEQIPLRDTSFVYTRREPLGVVAGIGAWNYPIQIALWKSAPALAAGNAMIFKPSEVTSLTALKLAEIYTEAGVPDGVFNVLTGLGGEVGQWLTEHPRIEKISFTGGTVTGKKVMASASSSSLKEVTMELGGKSPLIICEDADLDRAADIAMMANFYSTGQVCTNGTRVFVPRALQARFESKIVERVKRIRLGDPQDDTTNFGPLVSFAHMERVLGYIEQGRQQGARLLIGGERVTDGDYANGAYVAPTVFTDCRDDMTITREEIFGPVMSILVYDSEDEVIRRANDTTYGLAAGIVTRDLNRAHRVIHKLEAGICWINTWGESAAEMPVGGYKQSGVGRENGLTTLAHYTRIKSVQVELGDYASVF is encoded by the coding sequence ATGGCCCGATTCGCAGACCAGCAGCTCTACATTGGCGGCCAGTACGTCGACGCCAGCAGCGGCAGCACCTTTCAAAGCATCAACCCGGCCAACGGCGAGGTGCTGGCCAATGTGCAGCGCGCCAGCCAGGACGACGTTGAACGCGCCGTGGCCAGTGCCGAACAAGGCCAGAAGGTGTGGGCGGCGATGACCGCCATGCAGCGTTCGCGCATCCTGCGCCGCGCTGTGGATATCCTGCGCGAACGCAACGATGAGCTGGCCGAGCTGGAAACCCTAGATACCGGCAAGCCGCTGAGCGAAACCCGCTATGTGGATATCGTCACCGGCGCCGACGTGCTGGAGTACTACGCCGGCCTGATTCCAGCCATCGAGGGCGAGCAGATCCCGCTGCGTGATACCAGCTTCGTCTACACCCGCCGCGAGCCGCTGGGCGTGGTGGCCGGCATCGGCGCCTGGAACTACCCGATCCAGATCGCCCTGTGGAAATCCGCACCGGCCCTGGCTGCCGGCAACGCGATGATCTTCAAGCCCAGCGAAGTCACCTCGCTGACCGCCCTGAAGCTCGCCGAGATCTACACCGAGGCCGGCGTGCCGGATGGCGTGTTCAACGTGCTGACCGGCCTGGGCGGCGAAGTCGGCCAGTGGCTGACCGAGCACCCGCGCATCGAGAAGATTTCCTTCACCGGCGGCACTGTGACCGGCAAGAAGGTCATGGCCAGCGCTTCCAGCTCATCGCTCAAGGAAGTGACCATGGAGCTGGGCGGCAAGTCGCCACTGATCATCTGCGAAGACGCCGACCTAGATCGCGCCGCAGACATCGCCATGATGGCCAACTTCTACAGCACCGGTCAGGTGTGCACCAACGGCACCCGGGTGTTCGTGCCGCGTGCCCTGCAGGCGCGCTTCGAAAGCAAGATCGTCGAGCGGGTCAAACGCATCCGCCTGGGCGATCCCCAGGACGACACCACCAACTTCGGCCCTCTGGTCAGCTTCGCCCACATGGAGCGCGTGCTCGGCTACATCGAGCAGGGCCGCCAGCAGGGCGCACGTCTGCTGATCGGTGGCGAGCGCGTCACCGACGGCGATTACGCCAACGGCGCCTACGTGGCACCCACGGTGTTTACCGACTGCCGCGACGACATGACCATCACCCGCGAGGAAATCTTCGGCCCGGTGATGAGCATCCTCGTCTACGACAGCGAAGACGAGGTGATCCGCCGCGCCAACGACACCACCTACGGCCTGGCCGCCGGCATCGTGACCCGCGACCTGAACCGCGCGCATCGGGTTATCCACAAGCTGGAAGCCGGCATCTGCTGGATCAACACCTGGGGCGAGTCGGCGGCCGAGATGCCGGTCGGCGGCTACAAGCAGTCCGGCGTCGGCCGCGAGAACGGCCTGACCACCCTGGCCCATTACACCCGCATCAAGTCCGTGCAGGTCGAGTTGGGCGATTACGCCTCGGTGTTCTGA
- the mdtD gene encoding multidrug transporter subunit MdtD: MTLLDARTARLLPWIVAIAFFMQTLDGTILNTALPSMAADLSEDPLRMQSVVIAYMLTVALLIPASGWLADRFGTRHIFFGAIALFSLGSLLCAVSQSLTMLVIARIIQGLGGALMMPVGRLVVLRAYPRTELVRIMSFITLPGLLGPLIGPTLGGWLVEYASWHWIFLLNLPVGALGCWAAYRFMPELRGSERTRFDLIGFLLFGASMLLITMALEGLGELHLPHMRVVLLLLGGLACLAAYWLRAGRTANALFPPRLFNTRSFAVGIFGNIFARLGTGALPFLTPLLLQLGMGYSPAQAGMSMIPLALAAMAMKPLAKPLIDRLGYRRILTFNTVLLGLLITSMALVDGQTSHVQLAIQLSLIGAFNSLQFTAMNTVTLIDVPDSEASSGNGLLSVVVQLSISMGIATGAALLSGFSLDNPDAAGGVLSAFQSTYLCIGLLTILAAGIFLQLAPDGGRSARRVKVDVDE; this comes from the coding sequence ATGACTCTGCTCGACGCCCGCACTGCCCGCCTGCTGCCCTGGATCGTCGCCATCGCCTTCTTCATGCAGACGCTGGACGGCACCATCCTCAATACCGCGCTGCCGAGCATGGCCGCGGACCTGTCCGAAGACCCGCTGCGCATGCAGTCGGTGGTCATCGCCTACATGCTCACCGTGGCGCTGCTGATTCCGGCCTCCGGCTGGCTGGCCGACCGCTTCGGCACACGGCACATCTTCTTTGGTGCCATCGCCCTGTTCAGCCTCGGCTCGCTGCTCTGCGCGGTCTCGCAGTCGCTGACCATGCTGGTGATCGCGCGCATCATCCAGGGACTGGGCGGTGCGCTGATGATGCCGGTGGGGCGCCTGGTGGTACTGCGCGCCTACCCGCGTACCGAGCTGGTACGCATCATGAGTTTCATCACCCTGCCCGGCCTGCTTGGCCCGCTGATCGGCCCGACCCTCGGCGGCTGGCTGGTGGAATACGCCAGCTGGCACTGGATCTTCCTGCTCAATCTGCCGGTCGGCGCACTGGGCTGCTGGGCCGCGTACCGCTTCATGCCGGAGCTGCGCGGCAGCGAGCGCACGCGCTTCGATCTGATCGGTTTCCTACTGTTCGGCGCCAGCATGCTGCTGATCACCATGGCCCTCGAAGGCCTGGGCGAACTGCACCTGCCGCACATGCGCGTGGTGCTCCTGTTGCTCGGCGGCTTGGCGTGCCTGGCCGCCTACTGGCTGCGGGCCGGGCGCACGGCCAATGCGTTGTTTCCGCCGCGACTGTTCAACACCCGAAGCTTCGCGGTGGGCATCTTCGGCAACATCTTCGCGCGCCTGGGCACTGGCGCCCTGCCGTTTCTCACCCCGCTGCTGCTGCAGCTGGGCATGGGCTATTCGCCGGCCCAGGCAGGCATGAGCATGATTCCCCTGGCGCTCGCCGCCATGGCCATGAAGCCGTTGGCCAAGCCGTTGATCGACCGCCTCGGCTACCGGCGCATCCTGACCTTCAACACCGTGCTGCTGGGCCTTCTGATCACCAGCATGGCGCTGGTCGATGGCCAGACTTCGCACGTGCAGCTGGCCATCCAGTTGAGCCTGATCGGCGCCTTCAACTCGCTGCAGTTCACTGCCATGAACACCGTGACCCTAATCGATGTGCCCGACAGCGAAGCCAGCAGTGGCAACGGCCTGCTGTCGGTGGTGGTGCAGCTGTCGATCAGCATGGGCATCGCCACCGGCGCGGCGCTGCTCAGCGGCTTCAGCCTGGATAACCCGGATGCGGCCGGTGGCGTGCTCAGCGCCTTCCAGTCGACCTATCTGTGCATCGGCCTGCTGACCATCCTGGCCGCCGGCATCTTCCTGCAGCTGGCACCGGACGGCGGGCGCAGCGCCAGAAGGGTGAAGGTCGACGTCGACGAATGA